From the Montipora capricornis isolate CH-2021 chromosome 2, ASM3666992v2, whole genome shotgun sequence genome, one window contains:
- the LOC138027304 gene encoding 5-hydroxytryptamine receptor 4-like, whose translation MNISAETNLSSTSSVATPQSHGFKFFSIAIYAAIIAVAFIGNSLACLAFIVSPIVRRPPTNHFIFSLAVGDLLTVCFSVPFDLEQTVKDFVWTHGEVLCVVWTSSYLLTVPSSIWSLLAVSVDRYKSIKDPLNRFRQAPFMTRKRAGIVILALWVYSGIFALMPVMGWKRAPRSVKNDLCDFNITLEYSLLSSIINFVLPTIFMCILYWRIYKIARGVARDAALNQLESSSSARERDAKTLRKRIKTTKNILVVAWTFFFCWMPHTLFSIASAFMYTWCMTCLLAIPRELFVTLLMLGYTSSALNPYLYALRNKQFKRALLGIVPAVRRRFENWTSLNSLGNRKTTSIRLHEHGVTSTSV comes from the coding sequence ATGAATATCTCCGCTGAAACCAATCTTAGTTCTACTTCGTCTGTTGCAACGCCTCAAAGCCATGGCTTCAAGTTTTTCTCGATAGCAATCTATGCCGCCATTATCGCTGTAGCTTTTATTGGAAATTCATTAGCTTGCCTTGCATTTATTGTGAGCCCGATAGTTCGACGACCTCCAACAAATCATTTCATCTTCTCACTGGCCGTTGGAGACTTGCTTACTGTCTGCTTTTCGGTGCCATTTGACTTGGAGCAAACTGTCAAGGACTTTGTCTGGACCCATGGGGAAGTGCTGTGTGTGGTGTGGACGTCATCGTACCTGCTGACCGTGCCCTCTTCCATTTGGAGCCTTTTGGCGGTAAGCGTGGACCGTTATAAGAGCATCAAGGATCCACTGAATCGTTTTCGTCAAGCGCCGTTTATGACTCGCAAGCGAGCAGGGATTGTCATCTTAGCACTGTGGGTGTATTCAGGGATCTTTGCTCTGATGCCTGTGATGGGTTGGAAGAGAGCACCTCGCAGCGTTAAAAACGATTTGTGCGACTTCAACATCACGCTTGAATACTCCTTGTTAAGTTCAATCATCAACTTTGTTTTGCCCACCATCTTTATGTGCATTCTGTACTGGAGGATTTATAAAATTGCCCGCGGCGTTGCTCGAGATGCTGCCTTAAATCAGCTCGAAAGCTCTTCGTCCGCCAGAGAAAGAGACGCCAAGACATTAAGAAAACGCATCAAGACAACTAAAAACATTCTCGTTGTAGCGTGGACTTTCTTCTTCTGTTGGATGCCTCACACGCTTTTCAGCATTGCCAGTGCTTTCATGTATACTTGGTGTATGACATGTTTACTTGCAATTCCAAGGGAACTCTTTGTCACTCTTTTGATGTTAGGCTACACCAGCTCGGCTTTAAACCCTTACTTGTACGCTCTGAGAAACAAACAGTTCAAGAGAGCCTTATTGGGTATTGTACCGGCGGTCAGACGCAGGTTTGAAAACTGGACTTCACTTAACTCTCTCGGAAATCGTAAAACCACTAGTATTCGTCTACACGAACATGGGGTAACAAGCACATCCGTATAG
- the LOC138027750 gene encoding cyclic GMP-AMP synthase-like receptor encodes MASNVVIEETLMKLDKLHSVDYENEEVQLLKSKVETIVEFISQKIAELNPILSNTVVQCGSFYHSSKITAPDEFDYILVLTKFSQPNICSCKPFPDPEYPQLVSLEIDYKTLDWLPISVSEMDDNSTSLQGVLQATLESDYRNAIRSCLATLVLPEGLSFATSQKSIRVTVGDQTFLASVKFSGPASTLLLNWKGVHYPNLNISVDMTYMVLVEGLPQFCNLEQRLHSMHPIIISKLCDEANHLLFYTRMLDDTWRVTFTSLENKIMHFWFKENDFSNVCYRLLKIIRDLLMPIDQLGETILKTYVMKTLFLNESEQYPEKRFWTREQLPTRLLCIFQKLLVALQKRFLSSYFDEKQNALSYPLDSEPDGENSDEDNHFIAKVHKATCQVTKDIIRALESSFTSDQALQVWFQPVTRTVITDPDIPNPLESSDPGLNRTATKQNS; translated from the coding sequence ATGGCTTCCAATGTTGTGATTGAAGAGACGCTCATGAAGCTGGATAAACTACACAGTGTTGACTATGAAAACGAGGAGGTGCAACTTTTAAAATCCAAAGTAGAGACAATTGTTGAGTTTATATCGCAGAAAATAGCTGAATTGAATCCCATCCTTTCGAATACTGTTGTTCAATGTGGAAGTTTTTATCACAGCAGCAAAATAACTGCGCCAGACGAATTTGATTACATTTTGGTTTTGACCAAATTCTCCCAACCAAACATTTGCAGTTGTAAGCCTTTTCCTGATCCAGAATATCCACAATTGGTCTCGTTAGAGATCGACTACAAGACGCTGGATTGGTTACCTATCAGTGTAAGTGAAATGGATGACAACTCGACAAGTCTACAAGGAGTACTGCAAGCAACCCTTGAAAGTGATTACCGAAACGCAATACGCAGTTGCCTAGCAACATTGGTTTTACCAGAGGGACTATCATTTGCAACATCACAGAAGTCAATCAGAGTGACAGTTGGTGACCAAACATTCCTCGCAAGTGTCAAATTCTCAGGACCAGCTTCAACACTGTTGCTCAACTGGAAAGGAGTGCATTACCCAAATTTAAACATATCTGTCGACATGACCTATATGGTCCTAGTTGAAGGATTGCCGCAATTTTGCAATCTTGAGCAGCGTTTGCACAGCATGCATCCAATAATCATATCCAAGCTGTGTGATGAAGCCAATCACCTTCTGTTCTACACAAGGATGCTGGACGACACATGGAGAGTGACTTTCACCAgccttgaaaacaaaattatgcatTTTTGGTTCAAGGAGAATGATTTTAGTAACGTTTGTTACCGCCTTCTTAAGATAATCCGTGACCTTCTCATGCCAATTGACCAGCTTGGAGAGACCATTTTGAAAACTTATGTCATGAAAACTCTGTTTCTTAATGAATCTGAGCAATATCCAGAAAAAAGGTTTTGGACCAGAGAGCAACTGCCAACTCGTCTCTTATGCATCTTCCAAAAGCTTCTAGTTGCATTGCAAAAGAGATTCCTCTCATCGTATTTTGACGAGAAACAAAATGCCCTATCATACCCTTTAGACTCTGAACCTGATGGTGAAAATTCAGATGAAGACAATCACTTCATTGCCAAAGTGCATAAAGCTACATGTCAGGTCACTAAAGACATCATTCGTGCATTAGAGAGCAGTTTTACCAGTGACCAGGCTTTGCAAGTTTGGTTTCAACCGGTTACAAGAACTGTAATTACAGATCCCGATATTCCAAACCCTTTGGAGAGTTCAGATCCTGGTCTCAACAGGactgcaacaaaacaaaattcttaG